A region of Desulfurobacteriaceae bacterium DNA encodes the following proteins:
- a CDS encoding universal stress protein, which translates to MPLFRKVLYPTDFSELSEVARDYVFKLKEANAQEVVVLHVIHPLEFSLPQFDDPFALDVAAIYAHLPEIEREILKKHETMLDMVVNEFKEKGFLVKKVMVVGDPKEEIVRLAEEEKVNVIVIGYHGKSLLERILEMGSTAKAVIKKANCPVLVVKKQEGLEGD; encoded by the coding sequence ATGCCGCTTTTTAGAAAGGTTCTCTATCCTACCGATTTTTCAGAACTTTCGGAAGTAGCGAGAGACTACGTTTTTAAACTAAAAGAAGCAAACGCTCAAGAGGTTGTGGTTCTACACGTAATTCACCCTTTAGAGTTTAGTCTTCCCCAGTTTGACGATCCTTTTGCCCTTGATGTTGCTGCTATTTATGCTCACCTTCCGGAAATAGAAAGAGAGATACTGAAAAAACACGAAACTATGCTTGATATGGTAGTTAACGAGTTTAAGGAGAAGGGATTCCTCGTAAAAAAAGTGATGGTGGTTGGAGACCCGAAAGAAGAGATCGTAAGGTTAGCAGAAGAAGAAAAAGTTAACGTGATAGTGATTGGGTATCATGGCAAAAGCCTTCTTGAAAGGATACTTGAAATGGGAAGCACAGCAAAGGCTGTAATAAAGAAAGCAAACTGTCCAGTTCTTGTAGTGAAAAAACAAGAAGGTTTGGAAGGAGACTAA